One genomic segment of Centropristis striata isolate RG_2023a ecotype Rhode Island chromosome 11, C.striata_1.0, whole genome shotgun sequence includes these proteins:
- the LOC131980069 gene encoding mitochondrial adenyl nucleotide antiporter SLC25A24-like isoform X2, giving the protein MVAPFLSPYTWQVFNSWLTWKIVSSGDQNKDGSLDFKEFSKYLKEHEKKLRLTFKSLDRNNDGRIDASEIQQSLAELGMDISRENAQKILHSMDIDGTMMVDWNEWREHFLLCPAHNLEEIIRYWKHSTVLDIGDSLAIPDEFTEEEKSSGHWWKQLVAGAVAGAVSRTGTAPLDRMKVFMQVHSSKTNRISLVGGFKQMIMEGGLSSLWRGNGINVLKIAPETAIKFMAYEQYKKLLSSEDKKVPTHMRFMAGSLAGATAQTAIYPMEVLKTRLTLRKTGQYSGMFDCAKKILRKEGVKAFYKGYVPNLVGIIPYAGIDLAVYETLKNTWLSYHPKDSANPGVLVLVACGTISSTCGQLASYPLALIRTRMQAQASLDPSDQPTMSSLMKKIVAKDGFFGLYRGILPNFMKVIPAVSISYVVYEYMKTGLGISK; this is encoded by the exons ATGGTCGCACCGTTTCTGTCTCCGTACACATGGCAAGTCTTCAACTCCTGGCTAACTTGG aaaatTGTGTCTTCTGGTGATCAGAACAAAGATGGTAGCCTGGACTTCAAGGAGTTCAGCAAATACCTGAAAGAGCACGAGAAGAAGCTGCGGCTGACATTCAAGAGTCTGGACAGAAACAACGATG GGCGCATTGATGCATCAGAGATCCAGCAGTCCCTTGCAGAGCTGGGCATGGACATCAGCAGAGAGAATGCCCAGAAAATATTACACAG TATGGACATTGATGGGACCATGATGGTGGACTGGAACGAGTGGAGAGAACACTTCCTGTTATGCCCTGCTCACAACTTGGAGGAAATCATACGCTACTGGAAGCACTCCACG GTACTGGACATAGGTGACAGTCTCGCCATCCCAGATGAGTtcacagaggaagagaagagctCTGGTCATTGGTGGAAGCAGCTTGTTGCAGGTGCAGTGGCAGGGGCAGTCTCTCGCACTGGTACTGCCCCTCTGGACAGAATGAAAGTCTTCATGCAG gttcattcttcTAAGACCAACCGGATAAGTCTGGTCGGGGGCTTCAAGCAGATGATCATGGAGGGAGGTCTGTCTTCACTGTGGAGGGGAAATGGGATTAACGTTTTAAAGATTGCACCTGAGACTGCAATCAAATTCATGGCATATGAACAG TATAAAAAGCTGTTATCATCAGAGGACAAGAAAGTTCCGACACACATGAGGTTTATGGCTGGCTCTCTGGCTGGGGCCACAGCACAGACAGCCATCTACCCAATGGAG gTATTGAAAACCAGACTGACCCTGAGGAAAACTGGCCAATATTCGGGAATGTTTGATTGTGCCAAAAAGATCCTGAGGAAGGAGGGCGTCAAAGCTTTCTACAAGGGCTACGTTCCAAACTTAGTGGGCATCATTCCCTATGCCGGGATAGACCTCGCTGTTTATGAG ACTCTGAAGAACACGTGGTTGTCGTACCACCCCAAAGACTCAGCCAACCCTGGCGTGCTGGTGTTGGTGGCCTGTGGGACCATCTCTAGTACATGCGGCCAGCTGGCCAGTTATCCACTCGCGCTTATACGCACACGGATGCAGGCACAAG CGTCTCTGGACCCATCAGACCAGCCCACCATGAGTAGCCTGATGAAGAAGATTGTAGCCAAAGACGGCTTTTTCGGACTCTACCGGGGCATCCTGCCAAACTTTATGAAAGTCATTCCGGCTGTCAGCATTAGTTATGTTGTTTACGAGTACATGAAGACTGGCTTAGGAATTTCCAAATGA
- the LOC131980069 gene encoding mitochondrial adenyl nucleotide antiporter SLC25A24-like isoform X1: protein MYQTIRALLLSNARCVDANSGRSYEDLFERLDTNKDGKVDVAELRAGLKAMGIFRQGAAQKIVSSGDQNKDGSLDFKEFSKYLKEHEKKLRLTFKSLDRNNDGRIDASEIQQSLAELGMDISRENAQKILHSMDIDGTMMVDWNEWREHFLLCPAHNLEEIIRYWKHSTVLDIGDSLAIPDEFTEEEKSSGHWWKQLVAGAVAGAVSRTGTAPLDRMKVFMQVHSSKTNRISLVGGFKQMIMEGGLSSLWRGNGINVLKIAPETAIKFMAYEQYKKLLSSEDKKVPTHMRFMAGSLAGATAQTAIYPMEVLKTRLTLRKTGQYSGMFDCAKKILRKEGVKAFYKGYVPNLVGIIPYAGIDLAVYETLKNTWLSYHPKDSANPGVLVLVACGTISSTCGQLASYPLALIRTRMQAQASLDPSDQPTMSSLMKKIVAKDGFFGLYRGILPNFMKVIPAVSISYVVYEYMKTGLGISK from the exons ATGTATCAGACCATACGGGCGCTTTTACTATCAAATGCCCGGTGCGTGGATGCCAATAGCGGGAGGTCATATGAGGACTTGTTTGAGAGGCTTGATACCAATAAAGATGGGAAGGTGGACGTCGCTGAATTACGAGCGGGCCTCAAGGCAATGGGTATATTCCGCCAGGGTGCTGCACAG aaaatTGTGTCTTCTGGTGATCAGAACAAAGATGGTAGCCTGGACTTCAAGGAGTTCAGCAAATACCTGAAAGAGCACGAGAAGAAGCTGCGGCTGACATTCAAGAGTCTGGACAGAAACAACGATG GGCGCATTGATGCATCAGAGATCCAGCAGTCCCTTGCAGAGCTGGGCATGGACATCAGCAGAGAGAATGCCCAGAAAATATTACACAG TATGGACATTGATGGGACCATGATGGTGGACTGGAACGAGTGGAGAGAACACTTCCTGTTATGCCCTGCTCACAACTTGGAGGAAATCATACGCTACTGGAAGCACTCCACG GTACTGGACATAGGTGACAGTCTCGCCATCCCAGATGAGTtcacagaggaagagaagagctCTGGTCATTGGTGGAAGCAGCTTGTTGCAGGTGCAGTGGCAGGGGCAGTCTCTCGCACTGGTACTGCCCCTCTGGACAGAATGAAAGTCTTCATGCAG gttcattcttcTAAGACCAACCGGATAAGTCTGGTCGGGGGCTTCAAGCAGATGATCATGGAGGGAGGTCTGTCTTCACTGTGGAGGGGAAATGGGATTAACGTTTTAAAGATTGCACCTGAGACTGCAATCAAATTCATGGCATATGAACAG TATAAAAAGCTGTTATCATCAGAGGACAAGAAAGTTCCGACACACATGAGGTTTATGGCTGGCTCTCTGGCTGGGGCCACAGCACAGACAGCCATCTACCCAATGGAG gTATTGAAAACCAGACTGACCCTGAGGAAAACTGGCCAATATTCGGGAATGTTTGATTGTGCCAAAAAGATCCTGAGGAAGGAGGGCGTCAAAGCTTTCTACAAGGGCTACGTTCCAAACTTAGTGGGCATCATTCCCTATGCCGGGATAGACCTCGCTGTTTATGAG ACTCTGAAGAACACGTGGTTGTCGTACCACCCCAAAGACTCAGCCAACCCTGGCGTGCTGGTGTTGGTGGCCTGTGGGACCATCTCTAGTACATGCGGCCAGCTGGCCAGTTATCCACTCGCGCTTATACGCACACGGATGCAGGCACAAG CGTCTCTGGACCCATCAGACCAGCCCACCATGAGTAGCCTGATGAAGAAGATTGTAGCCAAAGACGGCTTTTTCGGACTCTACCGGGGCATCCTGCCAAACTTTATGAAAGTCATTCCGGCTGTCAGCATTAGTTATGTTGTTTACGAGTACATGAAGACTGGCTTAGGAATTTCCAAATGA
- the prkab2 gene encoding 5'-AMP-activated protein kinase subunit beta-2 — protein sequence MGNTSDRVAGDRHGTKAHRSDSSGSHKDQEPSSKMVDSTDDPNIFNTHGPDSKALGEKESDQGDQVKTGPQARPTVIRWAGGGKEVYIAGSFNNWSTKIPLNKSHNDFVAILDLPEGEHQYKFFVDGQWVHDSSEPVVTSQLGTINNLIQVKKSDFEVFDALHVDSLECSDTSDLSSSPPGPYGQEQYVFRPEEHFKAPPILPPHLLQVILNKDTNISCDPALLPEPNHVMLNHLYALSIKDGVMVLSATHRYKKKYVTSLLYKPI from the exons ATGGGTAACACAAGCGACCGGGTGGCTGGAGACCGCCATGGAACCAAGGCCCACCGCTCAGACAGCAGTGGCAGTCACAAAGACCAAGAACCCAGCAGCAAGATGGTGGACAGCACAGACGACCCCAACATCTTCAACACCCATGGGCCAGACTCCAAG GCGTTAGGAGAGAAAGAGTCAGATCAGGGTGACCAGGTGAAAACTGGTCCACAGGCTCGACCCACGGTCATCCGCTGGGCTGGAGGGGGAAAAGAGGTCTACATAGCAGGTTCCTTTAATAACTGGAGCACGAAGATACCACTAAATAAGAG CCATAATGACTTTGTGGCGATCCTGGACCTGCCAGAAGGAGAACACCAGTACAAGTTTTTTGTAGATGGACAGTGGGTTCATGATTCCTCAGAG CCGGTTGTAACCAGCCAGCTCGGCACCATCAACAACCTGATCCAGGTGAAGAAGTCTGACTTTGAGGTGTTCGACGCCTTACACGTGGACTCGCTGGAGTGCTCAGACACATCAG acctgtccagctcccctccaggtCCATATGGACAGGAGCAGTACGTCTTCAGGCCTGAGGAGCATTTCAAAGCCCCACCTATActccctcctcacctcctccaagTCATTCTCAACAAAGACACCAATATATCT TGTGACCCTGCCCTGCTGCCTGAACCCAACCACGTCATGCTAAACCACCTTTACGCTCTCTCGATTAAG gATGGAGTAATGGTGCTGAGTGCGACTCACAGATACAAGAAGAAATACGTCACCTCTCTGCTTTACAAGCCGATCTAA